A stretch of DNA from Paenibacillus albus:
CCACCGCTGCGCGGCGCGGAAGCACCGCTTGCTCCGCGGCCACGCGTGCCTTCGCCGCGGCTGAAGCTCGCTTCGCGAGGAGCACCGCCGGCGCCTTCCTCGCGCGCCGGCGTGCTGTAACGCCCGCGACCTCCGCGCGTCGCGTCACCGCTGCCACTGCGCGATGACCCCGATCCCGCCGCCGCTACACGACCACGGCCGCGCGGCGCTTCCGATCTTGCCGCAGCGCCCCATTGCGGCGACTCTGCGTCGCGCGCCGCGCCACGGCCTTCGCCGCGCTTCGCTGCTGCGCCATAGGCGCCTCCGCCTGCGGAACGCTTCTCGCCGCCAGCTTCGCCACGGCCACGAGCCGCTCCCGCTTCGCCGCGAGGTCCACGCCCCGGTCCGCCTGAGCGACCGCCCGACCGGCCGCCGCCAGCTCCAGCTCCGCCTCTGCGGCCCTCGCCACGGCGGCCGCCTTCGCCGCGCTCGCGCTTGTCAGCCTGCTTGACCGCTTCACGAACGACCGCTACGCCGCCGCGGCTGTTCTCGCGCGGAATCGTCTGATGGATGCCTCTCTCGATAGCAGCCAGCTCCAGACGATCATGCGGCGACACAAGCGTAATCGCAATGCCGTCCTCGCCGGCACGGCCTGTACGACCGATCCGGTGAATATAGCCCTCGGCATTCTCCGGAATGTCATAGTTGAAGACATGCGTCACGCCTTCAACATCAAGACCGCGCGCAGCAACGTCTGTTGCCACAAGCAATTGCAGCTTCGCATCGCGGAACCGCTTCATGACTTGCTCGCGCTTCGCTTGCGAGAGGTCACCGTGCAGCTCGTCGCTGACAAAACCTTTTTCCTGCAAATAATCGTTCAGCGCACTCACGCGCTTCTTCGTCCGGCAGAAAATAACGCCCAAATACGGGTTGTGCTCTTCCAGCAGCCGCTTCAGATGCTCTTCCTTGCCTTTCGCGCTCACTTCCACCGCCAGCTGGCGAATCGCCTTCACCGTCACCTGCGGCGCACGAACCGTAATATCCTTCGGCTCAATCATGAACCGAGCTGCGAGCGAACGCACGCCAGCCGGCATCGTCGCCGAGAACAGCATCGTCTGCTTACGGTACGGCATTTGCTGCAAAATTTCCTCGACCTCAGTCAGGAAGCCCATGTGCAGCATTTGATCGGCCTCATCAAGCACGAGCATTTTGACCGCGCCAAGCGAAATCGTCCCTCTGCGAATATGATCGAGCAAACGACCCGGCGTTGCTACAACGATATGGACCGCACGCTTCAGCTTGCGCAGCTGCGACTCCACATCTTGTCCACCATAAACTGCAAGCACGCTGAATTCTTCACGCGTAGCAAGACGTTTCTTAAGCTCCGTCGTAATTTGCAGCGCCAGCTCGCGCGTCGGCGTCAGAATCAAGCCTTGCAGCTGATCGCGATCCGCTCTGATTTTCTCCAGCATCGGAAGCAGGAACGCGAGCGTCTTGCCCGTTCCCGTCTGCGCCTGACAGATAACGTCACTGCCCTGCAAAATAACCGGTATCGCGCCTTCCTGGATCGGCGTCGCCTCCTGAATCCCTTCATTCCGAAGCGATTGCGTCCGCTCCTTGCCAATACCTAATTGTTCAAAACCTGCCAATAGATCCACCTCATTTATGTTTACAAACCTGCCGTTCAAAATGAAACGAAGCCGTCCCCAAAAGCACGGCGGCGGCTGCATATTCACCTCTGTAAAAATCCGGTACTCCTATCGTACCACATTCAGGAGCTGATCATGTACTTATTGCGGCTCCGAATAAGGCGTTTTCTGATAAAAATAGTTCGGTTTCAGCTCTGTTTCCTCATATCTCGTATGAAAAACAGCCGTGGTCGCCGGGGACAGCGGCGGAATGAGCCATGACCATCGCCCGGTTGGGATGCGGCCTCGCTGCCGCTCCTTCTCCGCAAACAAGCTGAACTGCTTGCTGGCTGTATGGTGATCGACGATCGTGACCCCTTTTTCCTTATAAGAATGCAGTACCGCCACGTTCAGCTCCACAAGCGCCCGATCGCGCCACAGCGTCGATTCTCTGCTCGTATCAAGCCCCATCAGCGTACCCACTGTGGGCAGCATGTTATACCTAAACGGGTCTGCCAGGTTGCGCGCGCCAATCTCGGTCCCCATGTACCAGCCGTTGAAAGGTGCCGCCGTGTAGTGCAGGCCGCCGATCTCAAGCCGCATGCTGCTGACAAAAGGAACCCCGTACCACCTCAGCCCCAGCTCTTCAAAAGCAGGCAGATCCGGGTGCGTCAGCGGAACCTCGAGGACAAGCTCCGCGGGAACTTCGAACCACTCCGGCGGTTCTTGTCCGATCTGAACGACGAGCGGCAGCACGTCAAAAGCCGTCCCTGCACCGCGCCAGCCCAGCTGTTCGCACACCTGAGTCAGTTCGAGCGAAATCGGATCGCCGAGCACTGTGCCATCCTTCTGCTCGTAGCCCGCATAACGAACCAACTGGTCGTTCCACAGCCGAATACGAGGTTTTTCCGCATCGACCGACGGGGCGAAAATCGTAATCGTTGGCAATATTTTACCGCCGTTCGTGGCATATTCCATATGCCTGAACACGCCCCCCGCCACATCAGCCGCGGTTTGCGCGCTTCGCGCATCCTGCACAATGAGCGAGTCCCAGAACAGTCGTCCGATGCAGCGGTTGCTGTTTCTCCACGCGAGCTTCGCACCGTAGGCAAGCTCCTCCGACGTTTGCGTGTAAGTGCCTGTAGCCTCGATTTCACTGGCGATTTGATTCAGCCTTGCCGCGATGGACGAGTCTGCAATGGAGAGCTCGCTGCCGTATTGTTTCAAGTACGTTTCCGCCTCATGGAGAAGCTGATTAGCGTGGCTCCTCGCAGCGTCGGTGTGATTTTGCAAATGCGTGTTCATCATGATGGAATAACCCCTGCCTGTTGGTGATTGTTGCTGTTAGTATACCGGATTTGGGAGGGCAATGCTGTGACGGGTATGTGTGGATTTGCATTTCACTTTCAAAATGTAAGTGACTCGTTTATACTTGGCATTGTGTAGAAAGATGAGCCAACGCTCAAGGAGGAGTGAAGTGAGATGAATCGTTTATCGACCCCTTTTGCATCGAAGGGCCTGCATTTGAAGAACCGGATCGTCATGGCGCCGATGTGCCAGTATTCGGTTGAAACGAATGACGGCATACCAAACGAATGGCATTATGTACACTACGTTTCTCGCGCTATTGGCGGTGCGGGACTTATTCTTATGGAGATGACCGACGTGGAGCCGGACGGTCGCATTACGGACCAATGTCTTGGCCTATGGTCGGATGAGCAAATTCCGGCATTTCGCCGAATTATTGATGAAGTGCATCGTCACGGTGCCAAAATCGGGATTCAAATTGCCCACGCAGGACGTAAAGCGGAGGATGCTTTGGAGCCAGTCGCTCCATCGGCGATTGCATTCAATGATTCCTATCGCACGCCGCGCGCGCTTCGGATTGATGAGATTGAAGGGCTCGTCGTGAAGTTCAAGGAAGCTGCACGCCGTGCTGTTGAAGCAGGCGCCGATACGATTGAGCTGCACGGTGCGCACGGTTATTTAATCCATCAGTTCCACTCGCGTGTTGTGAATAAGCGAGAGGACGAGTATGGCCGGGATCTTGCCAAGTTCGGCTGCGAGGTTGTCGCGGCTGTCAAAAGCGTGATGCCCGCAGATATGCCGCTCGTTATGCGCGTATCTGCAGCAGAATTCTCCGATGGGGGCTACACCGTGGAGGAAGGCATCGAGATTTTCCGGCGGTACTTGGACGCGGGCGTGGATATTTTTCACGCATCGAGCGGCGGCGAGGCGCCGGTTGGGTCGGTTAAGCCGGCGATTTATCCCGGCTATCAAGTGCCTTTGGCCCGCGCGATGAAGGACGTGCTCGGCGTGCCTGTCATCGCCGTCGGCTTGCTCGACGAGCCAAAGCTGGCCGACGCAACGCTGGCGCATGGCAACGCCGACCTCGTCGCGGTCGCGCGCGGCATGCTTCGCGACCCGTACTGGGCGCTGCACGCGCTGCAGGCGACCGCTGGGAAGAGCGGCAATGCCGCAGAGTGGATTCCGCACCAGTACCAGCGCGGGTATTGATCCTTTGAGACAGCTAGCGGTGCGATGAAAGAGTAAGGTGGAAGTAGCATGAAAGTAAGCAAACACAGTGCGGAGCACTACGTGTGGGGCGATGTGTGCGATGGCTGGCATCTTGTGAAGGATGAACGTCTGAGCATCATCCACGAGCGCATGCCTGCGGGCACGAGCGAGGTTCGTCACTATCACGAGCAATCGCGACAGTTCTTCTTTGTACTGACTGGCTCGCTCGCGATTGAGTTAGGCGGCGAGGTGGTCGAGCTTGAGCCGCAGGAAGGCGTAGAGGTACCACCTCTGACGCCGCACCAAGTGCGCAACGTCTCCGGCGAGGCAGCGGAGTTCCTCGTCATCTCATCGCCGACAACGCGCGGCGACCGGCATAAAGCTTGAAATGATAAAAGCTTAGAGTCAGCTGGACTGACTCTAAGCTTTTTTGCTTTGGCATGAGCGGCCGCTCGGGCGGGTATCGAGCTTGGCTTTGAGTGCCTCGGGTGACTCTGCGGCCCAGGAGTAGTCATGTGTAGCAGACCAAGCACATTCTACCTCGTTAGTTGGAATCCACCCTCGAATCAAGCTTGCACGCTAAACTAACCAAATTTACCGAGAGTCAGAATTCACCACTCTCAAGCATAAAATCGCCTTACTGCGCTACTCGAAAGGTCTACTTCGGAACTCTCAAATAGCTCGCCTCGACAAACTAGCCTTCTTTTGCGACTGAGAGTCGAATTTCAAGACTCTCACGCATGAGATCGCGCCATGCAGCCATTGAAAGTGCGATTTCCGGCCTCTCCGTGCATTGCCCGACTTGTTTCCAAAGGGTTTAGGCCAACTGAGAGACCGTATATGTTCTCTCCGCCTTCTTCTCGTGCCTTTCACCGCCAATATTCACTTCGAGAGCACATATAGGTTCTCTCAGCATGATTTCCACATGATTTCTCGCACGAGAGCACATATACGCGCTCTCAACTCGCGAAACCTCTGAGAGAGGCTTTTTCCTCTCTCAACACTCGTTTCACGCGTTTCCGCTCCCCGAGAGAGGCTTTTCCCGCTCGCACCACCAACAGCGCTCTCCGCGCCGGAACGGCACCACTTACTCGGCGCGCCTCTCGTCAGCCTACCCGCTCAATGCATTCCGCATCGAGAGGATATACTTCGCCTCGTCGAGCGGATTCACGCCGCGGCGCTGACGCTCCACTTCGACGTCCGGCGGGCATTCGCGGTAGCCGGCGAAGAAGGTCGTGAGCGTGCCGCGGCCCTTCGTCATGGCGCCGAGCCGCGCAGGGAAATCGAGCGTTGTCGCCACCGGCAGCAGCCCTTCGATTTCCATGCGCTCCTGCCGCAGCGTCGGCGCGTCGAACTCGCCGCGCATGACGACGAGCTCATTCATGAGCTTGCCGCCGTACTCCTCCGGCACGGACAGCCTGAACCGAAGCAGCGGCTCGAGCAGCTTCGTGCCCACGCTAGCGAGCCCGTTCATAATGCCCATCGGCGTCGCAATGACAAAATCCAGCGGATGGGTATGCCACACATGATGCTCCCCTTCCACCAGCGTCACGCTGAGGTCGGTAACCTCCCAGCCGCGCAGCCCTTGCTGCAGAGCTTCCGGCACTCGGCGGGCTACCTCGTTCTGGTAGCTCTCGAGCAGACGCTCGCCGCGTACCAACGACTTATACACCAGTCCGCTGCCCCGCTCGCCCGGCTCAATAACGAACCGTAATATCGCCCAGCACGGCTTCGGCGCCAGATACGCCACAAAGCCCTCACCCGTCGAGGCAGGCG
This window harbors:
- a CDS encoding DEAD/DEAH box helicase, with the protein product MAGFEQLGIGKERTQSLRNEGIQEATPIQEGAIPVILQGSDVICQAQTGTGKTLAFLLPMLEKIRADRDQLQGLILTPTRELALQITTELKKRLATREEFSVLAVYGGQDVESQLRKLKRAVHIVVATPGRLLDHIRRGTISLGAVKMLVLDEADQMLHMGFLTEVEEILQQMPYRKQTMLFSATMPAGVRSLAARFMIEPKDITVRAPQVTVKAIRQLAVEVSAKGKEEHLKRLLEEHNPYLGVIFCRTKKRVSALNDYLQEKGFVSDELHGDLSQAKREQVMKRFRDAKLQLLVATDVAARGLDVEGVTHVFNYDIPENAEGYIHRIGRTGRAGEDGIAITLVSPHDRLELAAIERGIHQTIPRENSRGGVAVVREAVKQADKRERGEGGRRGEGRRGGAGAGGGRSGGRSGGPGRGPRGEAGAARGRGEAGGEKRSAGGGAYGAAAKRGEGRGAARDAESPQWGAAARSEAPRGRGRVAAAGSGSSRSGSGDATRGGRGRYSTPAREEGAGGAPREASFSRGEGTRGRGASGASAPRSGGRAGAAPQFPGSGERGRGSSGASGSGERSRSGGGGRPSGSGGDRSRSGGGGRPSGGGRSGGGRPGGGGKPGAGGRSSQRGRTR
- a CDS encoding nitric oxide synthase oxygenase, which produces MMNTHLQNHTDAARSHANQLLHEAETYLKQYGSELSIADSSIAARLNQIASEIEATGTYTQTSEELAYGAKLAWRNSNRCIGRLFWDSLIVQDARSAQTAADVAGGVFRHMEYATNGGKILPTITIFAPSVDAEKPRIRLWNDQLVRYAGYEQKDGTVLGDPISLELTQVCEQLGWRGAGTAFDVLPLVVQIGQEPPEWFEVPAELVLEVPLTHPDLPAFEELGLRWYGVPFVSSMRLEIGGLHYTAAPFNGWYMGTEIGARNLADPFRYNMLPTVGTLMGLDTSRESTLWRDRALVELNVAVLHSYKEKGVTIVDHHTASKQFSLFAEKERQRGRIPTGRWSWLIPPLSPATTAVFHTRYEETELKPNYFYQKTPYSEPQ
- a CDS encoding NADH:flavin oxidoreductase/NADH oxidase; the protein is MNRLSTPFASKGLHLKNRIVMAPMCQYSVETNDGIPNEWHYVHYVSRAIGGAGLILMEMTDVEPDGRITDQCLGLWSDEQIPAFRRIIDEVHRHGAKIGIQIAHAGRKAEDALEPVAPSAIAFNDSYRTPRALRIDEIEGLVVKFKEAARRAVEAGADTIELHGAHGYLIHQFHSRVVNKREDEYGRDLAKFGCEVVAAVKSVMPADMPLVMRVSAAEFSDGGYTVEEGIEIFRRYLDAGVDIFHASSGGEAPVGSVKPAIYPGYQVPLARAMKDVLGVPVIAVGLLDEPKLADATLAHGNADLVAVARGMLRDPYWALHALQATAGKSGNAAEWIPHQYQRGY
- a CDS encoding cupin domain-containing protein → MKVSKHSAEHYVWGDVCDGWHLVKDERLSIIHERMPAGTSEVRHYHEQSRQFFFVLTGSLAIELGGEVVELEPQEGVEVPPLTPHQVRNVSGEAAEFLVISSPTTRGDRHKA